Proteins from a single region of Patulibacter sp. SYSU D01012:
- a CDS encoding glyoxal oxidase, translated as MPPGASEAQLRRAETRTLGARHAAEHAAERAALRRWRARPAAERARMTARARRAAARATVAAGAPDAVGRWSSRRIDLPTWAINAVLLPTGKVAYWGRGALDDRWARDNSAPFYLLDPGTGASKRIDPPQEWIDFDGDGADDDLAAAPIFCSGQSLLPSGELFVAGGNAFYPSYGDGHAEYGGWSGTYSFDPWTERWTVQPRMRKGRWYPTQAELPDGRIAIASGYDERGEGADDSDLEVFRPAAVRGAPGTITRYPAAERATQGFYPHMQTLPDGRVAYVGQYRGDARVLDPARLDRGADPWSARPRTLAAARVGGSAALLPGTARMLFLGGYGWDWDVAPGGRSFLPATAAVESMDFAAPSPAWQSGPGAPVPALNVARSYGTLVQLPDGGFAYVGGAAGFDAADQGAGNNGTAGRQELKRVELWHPGEGRWRLGPAQAKWRGYHSTAVLLPDGRVLSAGDDYWGDDDTPHRGAETPQDRGELYEPAYLFDGDRLAPRPAITAGPDAVGWRAPFTLGVDEVPGRRVVRATLVAPTAVTHAVDMNRAFAELPVVRRPDGRGVDVVGPAGPAVAPPGWYLLFVWDDAGTPSVARWVRVSGDAGAPPGGGGPGGPGDGEPDGGGPDGAGGSGAPAPGPAALDRRGPRVGVVALRPDRGARALGLRVGADEPARVTLRVRTRLAGARTVRVRLTRGRLARRVRVPLAPAARARVRDGRTLQGTVRVVARDGAGNVSRRTVAVRVRPRGR; from the coding sequence GTGCCGCCCGGGGCGTCCGAGGCGCAGCTGCGGCGGGCGGAGACCCGCACGCTGGGGGCGCGGCACGCCGCCGAGCACGCGGCCGAGCGCGCCGCGCTGCGCCGCTGGCGGGCCCGTCCCGCCGCCGAGCGCGCGCGGATGACGGCCCGGGCCCGGCGCGCGGCGGCCCGCGCGACCGTCGCGGCGGGCGCCCCGGACGCCGTCGGACGCTGGTCCTCGCGCCGCATCGACCTGCCGACGTGGGCGATCAACGCGGTGCTGCTGCCGACCGGCAAGGTCGCCTACTGGGGCCGCGGCGCGCTCGACGACCGCTGGGCGCGCGACAACTCCGCGCCGTTCTACCTGCTCGACCCGGGCACCGGCGCCTCGAAGCGGATCGACCCGCCGCAGGAGTGGATCGACTTCGACGGCGACGGCGCGGACGACGACCTGGCCGCCGCGCCGATCTTCTGCTCCGGGCAGTCGCTCCTGCCGAGCGGCGAGCTGTTCGTCGCGGGCGGCAACGCGTTCTACCCGAGCTACGGGGACGGGCACGCCGAGTACGGCGGATGGAGCGGCACGTACTCCTTCGACCCGTGGACGGAGCGGTGGACCGTCCAGCCGCGGATGCGCAAGGGCCGCTGGTACCCCACGCAGGCCGAGCTGCCCGACGGCCGGATCGCCATCGCGTCCGGGTACGACGAGCGCGGCGAGGGCGCGGACGACAGCGACCTCGAGGTCTTCCGTCCCGCCGCCGTCCGTGGCGCCCCGGGCACGATCACGCGCTACCCGGCCGCCGAGCGCGCCACCCAGGGCTTCTACCCGCACATGCAGACGCTCCCGGACGGCCGCGTGGCGTACGTGGGCCAGTACCGCGGGGACGCGCGCGTCCTCGATCCCGCCCGGCTCGACCGGGGCGCGGACCCGTGGAGCGCCCGCCCCCGCACCCTCGCGGCCGCGCGGGTCGGCGGCAGCGCGGCGCTGCTGCCGGGCACCGCGCGGATGCTGTTCCTGGGCGGCTACGGCTGGGACTGGGACGTGGCGCCGGGCGGACGGTCGTTCCTGCCGGCGACCGCCGCGGTCGAGTCGATGGACTTCGCCGCTCCCTCCCCGGCGTGGCAGAGCGGCCCGGGCGCGCCCGTGCCCGCCCTGAACGTCGCCCGCTCGTACGGGACGCTGGTGCAGCTGCCGGACGGCGGGTTCGCGTACGTCGGCGGGGCGGCGGGGTTCGACGCCGCGGACCAGGGCGCCGGCAACAACGGCACCGCCGGGCGGCAGGAGCTCAAGCGCGTGGAGCTGTGGCACCCCGGCGAGGGCCGCTGGCGGCTGGGACCGGCGCAGGCCAAGTGGCGTGGCTACCACTCGACGGCGGTGCTGCTGCCGGACGGCCGCGTGCTGTCGGCGGGCGACGACTACTGGGGCGACGACGACACCCCGCACCGCGGCGCGGAGACGCCGCAGGACCGTGGCGAGCTCTACGAGCCCGCCTACCTCTTCGACGGCGACCGCCTGGCGCCGCGGCCCGCCATCACGGCCGGGCCCGACGCCGTCGGCTGGCGCGCGCCGTTCACGCTCGGCGTGGACGAGGTTCCGGGGCGGCGCGTCGTCCGGGCCACGCTCGTCGCGCCGACGGCGGTGACCCACGCGGTCGACATGAACCGCGCGTTCGCCGAGCTGCCCGTCGTCCGGCGACCGGACGGCCGCGGCGTCGACGTCGTCGGCCCCGCGGGCCCCGCGGTCGCGCCGCCGGGCTGGTACCTGCTGTTCGTGTGGGACGACGCGGGCACCCCGTCGGTGGCCCGGTGGGTGCGCGTGTCCGGGGACGCCGGAGCGCCGCCGGGCGGCGGCGGTCCGGGCGGACCGGGGGACGGCGAGCCGGACGGCGGCGGGCCGGACGGCGCGGGCGGGTCCGGCGCGCCCGCTCCGGGTCCGGCGGCCTTGGACCGGCGCGGCCCGCGCGTGGGCGTCGTGGCGCTCCGGCCGGACCGGGGCGCCCGGGCGCTGGGGCTGCGGGTCGGTGCCGACGAGCCGGCGCGGGTGACCCTGCGGGTGCGGACGCGCCTCGCCGGCGCGCGGACCGTCCGCGTGCGCCTGACGCGCGGCCGGCTGGCGCGCCGCGTGCGGGTGCCGCTGGCGCCGGCGGCCCGGGCCCGCGTGCGCGACGGTCGGACGCTGCAGGGGACCGTGCGGGTCGTCGCGCGCGACGGGGCGGGCAACGTCTCGCGGCGCACCGTCGCCGTGCGGGTGCGGCCCCGGGGCCGCTGA
- the zwf gene encoding glucose-6-phosphate dehydrogenase produces MAASAPSGDTPTLKPRVLVLFGATGDLAKRKLYPGFFKLMRAGLMPDDFRIIGSGRHSPGSDDEFRDKVREALDEFGPDDLTDDEWRTFSDRLSFVVSSADDGQDLADAVRAAEGELDGEIGPRLVYLSVPPAAMEPMVGMLGETGIAEGASLVVEKPFGTDVPSAKKLNDRLHDVVDEDQIFRIDHFLGKEAAQNILAFRFANGLFEPVWNRNHIAYVQIDVPEALTIEGRASFYEATGAFRDMIVTHLLQLLGFVALEPPVRLDARGLHAERMKLFEALRPLDPERVVLGQYEGYRDEEGVDDDSDVETFVALEARVDTWRWTGVPFYLRTGKALAEGRRTVTVGFREPPMRMFAVRGQSAVPEPGDRPNEIVFELSEDPKVAVDLLAKVPGPSLELGPAALELDVKAAFAEDRGLEAYERLLHDVMLGDHTLFTRAEEIERLWEVCQPVLDDPPAPEPYAQGSWGPERAVDLPAPRGWRLPDGD; encoded by the coding sequence ATGGCCGCATCCGCCCCGTCCGGCGACACCCCCACGCTGAAGCCGCGCGTCCTCGTCCTCTTCGGCGCCACCGGCGATCTCGCCAAGCGCAAGCTCTATCCCGGCTTCTTCAAGCTCATGCGCGCCGGGCTGATGCCCGACGACTTCCGCATCATCGGCTCGGGCCGCCACTCGCCCGGGTCCGACGACGAGTTCCGCGACAAGGTCCGCGAGGCGCTCGACGAGTTCGGTCCCGACGACCTGACGGACGACGAGTGGCGGACGTTCTCGGACCGCCTGTCGTTCGTCGTCTCCAGCGCCGACGACGGGCAGGACCTGGCCGACGCCGTGCGGGCCGCCGAGGGCGAGCTGGACGGCGAGATCGGCCCGCGCCTGGTGTACCTGTCGGTGCCGCCGGCGGCGATGGAGCCGATGGTCGGCATGCTCGGCGAGACGGGCATCGCCGAGGGGGCGTCGCTCGTGGTCGAGAAGCCGTTCGGGACGGACGTGCCGAGCGCGAAGAAGCTCAACGACCGCCTGCACGACGTCGTCGACGAGGACCAGATCTTCCGCATCGACCACTTCCTGGGCAAGGAGGCGGCGCAGAACATCCTGGCCTTCCGCTTCGCCAACGGCCTGTTCGAGCCGGTGTGGAACCGCAACCACATCGCCTACGTGCAGATCGACGTGCCGGAGGCGCTGACGATCGAGGGGCGCGCCAGCTTCTACGAGGCGACGGGCGCGTTCCGCGACATGATCGTCACGCACCTGCTGCAGCTGCTGGGCTTCGTGGCGCTCGAGCCGCCGGTGCGGCTGGACGCGCGCGGCCTGCACGCCGAGCGGATGAAGCTCTTCGAGGCGCTGCGGCCGCTCGACCCCGAGCGCGTGGTGCTCGGGCAGTACGAGGGCTACCGCGACGAGGAGGGCGTGGACGACGACTCCGACGTCGAGACGTTCGTGGCGCTCGAGGCGCGCGTCGACACGTGGCGCTGGACCGGCGTCCCGTTCTACCTGCGCACCGGCAAGGCGCTGGCCGAGGGCCGGCGGACGGTGACGGTCGGCTTCCGCGAGCCGCCGATGCGGATGTTCGCGGTGCGCGGCCAGTCCGCGGTGCCCGAGCCCGGCGACCGGCCCAACGAGATCGTCTTCGAGCTGTCCGAGGATCCGAAGGTCGCCGTCGACCTGCTCGCGAAGGTGCCGGGCCCGTCGCTCGAGCTCGGCCCGGCGGCGCTCGAGCTGGACGTGAAGGCGGCCTTCGCGGAGGACCGCGGCCTCGAGGCGTACGAGCGGCTGCTGCACGACGTGATGCTGGGCGACCACACGCTCTTCACCCGTGCGGAGGAGATCGAGCGGCTGTGGGAGGTCTGCCAGCCCGTGCTCGACGACCCGCCGGCGCCCGAGCCGTACGCCCAGGGCTCGTGGGGCCCCGAGCGGGCGGTCGACCTGCCGGCGCCGCGCGGCTGGCGGCTGCCGGACGGCGACTAG
- a CDS encoding MFS transporter has protein sequence MPVPDRPVTAPDPGTPARRGALAGLALAVLAASLATSVANVALPTLADAFDASFQRAQWVVLAYLLASTTLLVAAGRLGDLLGRRRLLLASLVVFTAASALCAAAPTLGTLVAARALQGLGAAAVLGLGVALVAEAVPEERTGRAMGLVGTMSAVGTAAGPSLGGVLVSVAGWRGVFALVVPVGAAAVVLVAGRVPGDGPRRARPASAFDVRGTVLLAVGLALYTLAMTLGDGDPGLANAAALGAAGVTVALFAAAQRRAAAPLVPRAVLRSRTLRAGLSANGLVATVMMTTLVVGPFYLTEGLGLGPAATGLVMSVGPAVAALTSTPAGRLTDRVGAPRARASALAALVAGATALAILPTAAGVAGYVAPLVVVTAGYALFGTANNAAVMAGAPADGRGVAGGVLALTRNLGLITGASVMGAVFALAAGTSDVRSAAPAAVAQGTRVTFLVAVGLLTVALGLVLAARRVGAGPRRAAPTP, from the coding sequence ATGCCCGTCCCCGACCGCCCGGTCACCGCCCCCGACCCCGGCACCCCCGCCCGCCGCGGCGCGCTCGCCGGCCTGGCGCTCGCCGTCCTGGCGGCGTCGCTGGCCACGAGCGTCGCCAACGTCGCGCTCCCGACGCTCGCGGACGCGTTCGACGCGTCCTTCCAGCGGGCGCAGTGGGTCGTGCTCGCCTACCTGCTGGCCAGCACCACCCTGCTGGTGGCGGCGGGGCGCCTGGGCGACCTGCTGGGACGCCGCCGGCTGCTGCTGGCCAGCCTCGTCGTCTTCACCGCGGCCTCGGCGCTGTGCGCGGCGGCCCCCACGCTGGGGACGCTCGTCGCCGCCCGCGCCCTGCAGGGCCTGGGGGCGGCGGCGGTGCTCGGCCTGGGCGTGGCCCTGGTCGCGGAGGCGGTGCCCGAGGAGCGCACCGGGCGGGCGATGGGGCTGGTGGGCACCATGTCGGCGGTCGGCACCGCGGCGGGGCCGTCGCTCGGCGGGGTCCTCGTCTCGGTCGCGGGCTGGCGCGGGGTCTTCGCCCTCGTGGTCCCGGTCGGGGCGGCCGCCGTCGTCCTCGTCGCCGGCCGGGTGCCGGGCGACGGCCCGCGCCGGGCCCGTCCGGCCTCCGCGTTCGACGTCCGCGGCACCGTCCTGCTCGCCGTCGGCCTGGCGCTCTACACGCTCGCCATGACCCTGGGCGACGGCGACCCCGGGCTCGCCAACGCGGCGGCGCTCGGGGCCGCAGGCGTGACGGTCGCGCTCTTCGCCGCGGCGCAGCGGCGCGCCGCCGCGCCGCTGGTCCCCCGTGCCGTCCTGCGCTCGCGAACGCTGCGGGCCGGGCTGTCCGCGAACGGCCTCGTCGCGACGGTGATGATGACGACGCTCGTCGTCGGCCCGTTCTACCTGACCGAGGGCCTCGGGCTGGGGCCCGCGGCGACGGGGCTCGTGATGTCCGTCGGCCCGGCGGTGGCCGCGCTGACGAGCACGCCGGCCGGCCGGCTGACGGACCGCGTCGGGGCGCCGCGGGCGAGGGCGTCGGCGCTCGCCGCCCTCGTCGCCGGCGCCACGGCGCTGGCGATCCTGCCCACGGCGGCCGGGGTGGCCGGCTACGTGGCGCCGCTCGTCGTCGTCACCGCCGGCTACGCGCTGTTCGGGACCGCCAACAACGCGGCGGTGATGGCCGGCGCGCCCGCCGACGGGCGGGGCGTGGCCGGGGGCGTGCTGGCCCTGACGCGCAACCTCGGCCTGATCACCGGCGCCTCGGTGATGGGCGCCGTCTTCGCGCTGGCGGCCGGCACGAGCGACGTCCGGTCCGCCGCGCCCGCCGCCGTCGCGCAGGGGACGCGCGTGACGTTCCTGGTGGCGGTCGGGCTGCTGACGGTCGCCCTCGGCCTCGTGCTCGCGGCGCGCCGCGTCGGCGCCGGGCCGCGGCGGGCGGCCCCGACGCCGTGA
- a CDS encoding MarR family transcriptional regulator — protein sequence MDRHAAGDARTELFEVVGVLARRRFQAAERAYAPLGLGHTEARLLGMLAAAAEGATQDALSRRLSVDRSNAGRALKRLEQAGHVERRRSPADSRTNLVAITRSGRALARRVADLRGQIADELFAGLSATEAAEAAALLRRASGDAGAPQTTDV from the coding sequence ATGGATCGGCACGCCGCAGGTGACGCGCGCACGGAGCTGTTCGAGGTGGTCGGCGTGCTCGCGCGCCGCCGCTTCCAGGCGGCCGAGCGGGCCTACGCGCCGCTCGGCCTGGGCCACACCGAGGCGCGCCTGCTCGGGATGCTCGCGGCCGCGGCCGAGGGCGCCACGCAGGACGCGCTCTCGCGGCGGCTGTCCGTCGACCGCAGCAACGCCGGCCGGGCGCTGAAGCGGCTGGAGCAGGCCGGGCACGTGGAGCGGCGTCGGTCGCCCGCCGACAGCCGGACGAACCTCGTGGCGATCACGAGGTCCGGGCGGGCGCTGGCGCGGCGGGTGGCGGACCTCCGCGGGCAGATCGCCGACGAGCTCTTCGCCGGGCTCTCGGCCACCGAGGCGGCGGAGGCGGCGGCACTCCTGCGCCGGGCGTCCGGCGACGCGGGCGCCCCTCAGACGACAGACGTCTGA
- a CDS encoding FCD domain-containing protein gives MPLPNIARGRLSDLAVQGLREQLAAGAWAVGERLPPEASLASDLGVGRSTLREAVRVLVDAGQLETRQGSGTFVRALQPPPEWEARVRRAAVLEVYEVREALEVQAARLAALRRTDADLVAIDAGLAGREDTRHGLGEPFVDADLAFHAAVVAAAHNPLLQEMFDSFLTVLRAALIEVVTDVAIDEVDTADAHAQLAAAIRDRDPEAAAAATHANVSVTARGLRELVDAAPDTPRTTRS, from the coding sequence GTGCCGTTGCCGAACATCGCCCGTGGGCGCCTGAGCGACCTGGCGGTCCAGGGCCTGCGGGAGCAGCTCGCCGCGGGCGCCTGGGCCGTCGGCGAGCGCCTGCCGCCCGAGGCGTCGCTCGCGTCCGACCTGGGCGTCGGGCGCTCGACGCTGCGCGAGGCCGTCCGCGTGCTCGTCGACGCCGGGCAGCTCGAGACCCGCCAGGGCTCGGGCACGTTCGTGCGCGCCCTGCAGCCGCCGCCCGAGTGGGAGGCCCGCGTGCGCCGCGCCGCCGTCCTCGAGGTCTACGAGGTCCGCGAGGCGCTCGAGGTGCAGGCCGCGCGCCTGGCCGCGCTGCGCCGCACGGACGCCGACCTGGTCGCCATCGACGCCGGGCTCGCGGGCCGGGAGGACACGCGGCACGGGCTCGGCGAGCCCTTCGTCGACGCCGACCTGGCCTTCCACGCCGCCGTCGTCGCCGCCGCGCACAACCCGCTGCTGCAGGAGATGTTCGACTCGTTCCTGACGGTGCTGCGCGCCGCCCTGATCGAGGTCGTCACCGACGTCGCGATCGACGAGGTCGACACCGCGGACGCCCACGCGCAGCTGGCCGCCGCCATCCGCGACCGCGACCCCGAGGCCGCGGCCGCCGCCACCCACGCCAACGTCTCCGTCACCGCCCGCGGCCTGCGCGAGCTGGTCGACGCGGCCCCCGACACCCCGAGGACCACCCGCTCATGA
- the leuA gene encoding 2-isopropylmalate synthase codes for MTTPEHTADRVPGQPAWNPQRPSGLPSGRYRPFHERVPFDLPDREWPDRRIERAPLWAAVDLRDGNQSLVDPMDAARKRKMFDLLVGLGFKEIEVGYPASGATDFDFVRSLIEDDAIPDDVRIAVLTPSRPELIARTFEALQGAGNVLVHLYAATSRLWREQVLGVDADGLMGLIRTGAEDLLRGAEAMTGADVRLQFSPETFSLTEPEVALAACDTVTGVWRPDESSPIVLNLPTTVEVSTPNVFADQIEWMDRNLARREGVILSVHPHNDRGTGVAATELALMAGADRVEGCLFGNGERTGNVCLITLALNLHTQGVDPQLDLSDIDAVRETVEYCNQLRVPERHPYGGDLVYTSFSGTHQDAINKVFARRQRTADETGVPVDEQPWEVPYLPIDPHDVGRDYEAVIRVNSQSGKGGMAYLMKAEHGLELPKRLQAEFSQLVQARTDAEGGEVSAARLWDIFSDAYLAGSATPWGRYRVWEHRTASQADGRDQLDVQLDVDGRPEHLHGLGNGPIDAFLQALRGRGVEVQVRDYVEHAIGAGGDAKAASYVECEIDGATWWGVGIHENIVRASLDAIVSAVNRAVRG; via the coding sequence ATGACGACGCCCGAGCACACCGCCGACCGCGTACCGGGTCAGCCCGCCTGGAACCCGCAGCGCCCCAGCGGCCTCCCGTCGGGCCGCTACCGCCCCTTCCACGAGCGGGTGCCGTTCGACCTGCCCGACCGCGAGTGGCCGGACCGGCGGATCGAGCGCGCGCCGCTGTGGGCGGCGGTCGACCTGCGCGACGGCAACCAGTCGCTCGTCGACCCGATGGACGCCGCCCGCAAGCGCAAGATGTTCGACCTGCTCGTCGGCCTGGGGTTCAAGGAGATCGAGGTCGGCTACCCCGCGTCGGGCGCCACGGACTTCGACTTCGTCCGCAGCCTGATCGAGGACGACGCGATCCCCGACGACGTGCGCATCGCCGTCCTGACGCCGTCGCGCCCCGAGCTGATCGCGCGGACCTTCGAGGCGCTGCAGGGCGCGGGCAACGTGCTCGTCCACCTGTACGCCGCCACGTCGCGGCTGTGGCGCGAGCAGGTGCTCGGCGTCGACGCGGACGGCCTCATGGGCCTGATCCGCACCGGAGCCGAGGACCTGCTGCGCGGCGCCGAGGCGATGACCGGCGCCGACGTGCGCCTGCAGTTCTCGCCCGAGACGTTCTCGCTCACCGAGCCCGAGGTGGCCCTCGCCGCCTGCGACACCGTCACGGGCGTGTGGCGCCCGGACGAGTCCTCGCCGATCGTGCTCAACCTGCCGACGACGGTCGAGGTGTCGACGCCGAACGTCTTCGCCGACCAGATCGAGTGGATGGACCGCAACCTCGCCCGGCGCGAGGGGGTCATCCTGTCGGTCCACCCGCACAACGACCGGGGGACCGGCGTCGCCGCGACCGAGCTGGCGCTCATGGCCGGGGCGGACCGCGTCGAGGGCTGCCTGTTCGGCAACGGCGAGCGCACCGGCAACGTCTGCCTGATCACCCTGGCGCTCAACCTGCACACGCAGGGCGTCGACCCGCAGCTGGACCTGTCGGACATCGACGCGGTCCGCGAGACCGTCGAGTACTGCAACCAGCTGCGGGTGCCGGAGCGCCACCCGTACGGCGGCGACCTGGTCTACACGTCGTTCTCGGGCACCCACCAGGACGCGATCAACAAGGTCTTCGCCCGCCGCCAGCGCACGGCCGACGAGACGGGCGTGCCGGTCGACGAGCAGCCGTGGGAGGTCCCGTACCTGCCGATCGACCCGCACGACGTGGGCCGCGACTACGAGGCCGTCATCCGCGTCAACAGCCAGTCCGGCAAGGGTGGCATGGCGTACCTGATGAAGGCCGAGCACGGCCTGGAGCTGCCCAAGCGCCTGCAGGCCGAGTTCTCGCAGCTCGTCCAGGCCCGCACGGACGCCGAGGGCGGCGAGGTCTCCGCCGCGCGGCTGTGGGACATCTTCTCCGACGCCTACCTGGCCGGCAGCGCCACGCCGTGGGGCCGCTACCGCGTGTGGGAGCACCGCACCGCGTCGCAGGCCGACGGCCGCGACCAGCTCGACGTGCAGCTCGACGTCGACGGGCGCCCCGAGCACCTGCACGGCCTCGGCAACGGCCCGATCGACGCGTTCCTGCAGGCGCTCCGCGGCCGCGGGGTCGAGGTGCAGGTGCGCGACTACGTCGAGCACGCGATCGGCGCGGGCGGCGACGCGAAGGCCGCGTCGTACGTCGAGTGCGAGATCGACGGCGCCACGTGGTGGGGCGTCGGGATCCACGAGAACATCGTCCGCGCGTCGCTCGACGCGATCGTCAGCGCGGTCAACCGCGCGGTGCGGGGGTAG
- a CDS encoding MarR family transcriptional regulator → MSGAPRDGVPETFAEPVVPDDVEHLQSSVNYLAMWAASGRLRRDLMAAADFPLADDVPAFLVINRLLYIGAARPTALAEALQTGRSNVSKIVRRLEDARLVARVPDPDDERAVLVAMTADGRAAAERIAAAGREMAMAEVGDLTADEVETLRVLLAKVARGLSRRYPLDRV, encoded by the coding sequence GTGAGCGGCGCCCCGCGCGACGGCGTCCCCGAGACCTTCGCCGAGCCCGTCGTCCCGGACGACGTCGAGCACCTGCAGTCCTCGGTGAACTACCTGGCGATGTGGGCGGCGTCGGGCCGGCTGCGCCGCGACCTGATGGCGGCGGCGGACTTCCCCCTCGCCGACGACGTGCCGGCGTTCCTCGTGATCAACCGGCTGCTCTACATCGGCGCCGCGCGGCCGACGGCGCTGGCCGAGGCGCTGCAGACCGGGCGGTCGAACGTCTCGAAGATCGTGCGCCGCCTGGAGGACGCGCGCCTGGTCGCGCGGGTGCCGGACCCCGACGACGAGCGGGCCGTGCTCGTCGCGATGACGGCGGACGGCCGCGCGGCGGCCGAGCGGATCGCCGCGGCGGGGCGCGAGATGGCGATGGCCGAGGTCGGCGACCTGACGGCCGACGAGGTCGAGACGCTGCGCGTGCTGCTGGCCAAGGTGGCGCGGGGCCTGAGCCGGCGCTACCCGCTCGACCGCGTGTGA
- a CDS encoding dihydrofolate reductase family protein: protein MATLVYSLGVSLDGFVEDETGAFDWSAPDAEVHRLANAQAQAAQAFLFGRRMYETMEPYWPGAVDAEEPIEREFARAYVARPRIVFSDTLDEVGAGCRLVRSADARAEIARLKRQPGGHLDLGGATLAASVVDLIDEFRMWVVPVVVGAGKRYLPPQRLDLRLLESRTFASGTLWLRYGRRS, encoded by the coding sequence ATGGCGACGCTCGTCTACAGCCTCGGCGTGTCGCTCGACGGGTTCGTCGAGGACGAGACGGGCGCGTTCGACTGGTCGGCGCCCGACGCCGAGGTCCACCGCCTGGCCAACGCCCAGGCCCAGGCGGCGCAGGCGTTCCTGTTCGGCCGCCGGATGTACGAGACGATGGAGCCGTACTGGCCGGGCGCCGTCGACGCGGAGGAGCCGATCGAGCGCGAGTTCGCCCGCGCCTACGTGGCGCGGCCGCGGATCGTCTTCTCGGACACGCTGGACGAGGTCGGCGCGGGCTGCCGGCTAGTCCGCTCCGCCGACGCCCGCGCCGAGATCGCGCGGCTCAAGCGACAGCCGGGCGGGCACCTCGACCTGGGCGGCGCCACGCTGGCTGCGTCGGTCGTCGACCTGATCGACGAGTTCCGCATGTGGGTGGTCCCCGTCGTGGTCGGCGCCGGCAAGCGCTATCTGCCGCCGCAGCGCCTGGACCTGCGACTGCTGGAGAGCCGCACGTTCGCCTCGGGCACGCTCTGGCTGCGCTACGGCCGACGGTCCTGA
- a CDS encoding L-fucose/L-arabinose isomerase family protein: protein MTPPTPTADLLPPVARRQVRIGLVAGGLGTYWPQFPGLLPQLQASARYVSERFRGMDAEVIDAGFVSDAQEGATAAELLRRADPDLIVLFLTTYLTSSMVLPIAQRSGAPVLVIDLQPTERMDHATFDTGDWLAYCGQCSVPEVGNVFRRAGVPFRSVSGHLRQDAAWARVERWIQAAKIRAALRHGRHGLMGHVYPGMLDVSTDLTLLPATFGSHVEVLELDDLRQRVERVTDAETAARMDLARQVFTLDDTVQDEDFAWGAKVSVALDRLVDDFALDTLAYYHRGLDGELHERLGAGMILGASLLTARGVPATGEYELRTSVAQLVTQVAGAGGSFCEIQALDFEDGVVEMGHDGPAHLAVASRDPLLRGLGVFHGKRGWGVSVEFDVRPGPVTLVGLGQDRDGTLALIVSEGAVVPGPLLAIGNTTSRVDFGRDPGEWVDEWSATGIGHHWSLSLGHRAADYRAAADLLGIPFRVV from the coding sequence GTGACCCCGCCGACCCCCACCGCCGACCTGCTGCCGCCCGTCGCCCGACGCCAGGTCCGGATCGGGCTCGTCGCCGGCGGCCTGGGCACGTACTGGCCGCAGTTCCCGGGCCTGCTGCCGCAGCTGCAGGCGTCCGCGCGCTACGTGTCGGAGCGCTTCCGGGGCATGGACGCCGAGGTGATCGACGCGGGGTTCGTCTCGGACGCGCAGGAGGGCGCCACCGCGGCCGAGCTGCTGCGCCGGGCCGACCCCGACCTGATCGTCCTCTTCCTGACGACGTACCTGACGAGCTCGATGGTGCTGCCGATCGCGCAGCGGTCCGGCGCGCCCGTGCTGGTCATCGACCTGCAGCCGACGGAGCGGATGGACCACGCCACCTTCGACACCGGCGACTGGCTCGCGTACTGCGGGCAGTGCTCGGTGCCCGAGGTCGGCAACGTCTTCCGCCGTGCCGGCGTGCCGTTCCGCTCCGTCTCCGGTCACCTGCGCCAGGACGCCGCGTGGGCGCGCGTCGAGCGCTGGATCCAGGCGGCGAAGATCCGCGCCGCGCTGCGGCACGGCCGGCACGGCCTGATGGGGCACGTCTACCCCGGCATGCTCGACGTCTCGACCGACCTGACCCTGCTGCCCGCGACGTTCGGCAGCCACGTCGAGGTGCTCGAGCTCGACGACCTGCGCCAGCGCGTCGAGCGCGTGACGGACGCCGAGACGGCCGCCCGGATGGACCTGGCGCGGCAGGTCTTCACCCTCGACGACACCGTGCAGGACGAGGACTTCGCGTGGGGGGCCAAGGTCTCCGTCGCGCTGGACCGGCTCGTCGACGACTTCGCGCTCGACACCCTCGCGTACTACCACCGCGGCCTGGACGGCGAGCTGCACGAGCGGCTGGGCGCGGGGATGATCCTCGGCGCGTCGCTGCTGACCGCCCGCGGCGTGCCGGCCACCGGCGAGTACGAGCTGCGGACCTCGGTCGCGCAGCTCGTCACGCAGGTGGCCGGGGCCGGCGGCTCGTTCTGCGAGATCCAGGCGCTGGACTTCGAGGACGGCGTCGTCGAGATGGGGCACGACGGCCCGGCGCACCTGGCGGTCGCCAGCCGCGACCCGCTCCTGCGCGGGCTCGGCGTCTTCCACGGCAAGCGCGGCTGGGGCGTGTCGGTCGAGTTCGACGTCCGGCCGGGCCCCGTGACCCTCGTCGGGCTGGGACAGGACCGCGACGGCACCCTGGCCCTGATCGTCTCCGAGGGCGCCGTCGTCCCCGGTCCGCTGCTGGCGATCGGCAACACCACGAGCCGCGTGGACTTCGGGCGCGACCCGGGGGAGTGGGTGGACGAGTGGTCCGCCACGGGCATCGGCCACCACTGGTCGCTGTCGCTCGGCCACCGCGCGGCGGACTACCGCGCCGCCGCCGACCTGCTGGGTATCCCCTTCCGCGTGGTCTGA